The Thiovulum sp. ES genome segment AAACTTGTCGAAACAATCTCTTAGATTTTTAAATTCCGTGTTTAACACGGAAAATCTATTTTAAGTTGTACCACTTTGTGTTTTTATCTCGAATATCAACTTTTTTCCACTCATTTGAAAAATTTCCTGTTTGTAACCTAACAATATTTTCAGAAATGCAATCTCGAATTTTTTTTCCCTTTTCCCTATTCTTACCAACTGCAATAATAGAGTTTATGTAAAAAAGTCTTTTATCATCAAAATCCGCTTTTCCAAAAGGTTTCTGTAATTCATCTGTGTAGAAATCGTTAATAATTACATTTGACGGCAGATTTTTTAAATTTTTCAACTCTCTTGATCCAACAAGGAAAATTGCATCGATGTCGCCATTTTTTAAACTGTAAAAAGCACTCTCATCAAAATCTTTTTCAACAAAATTCCAATTTCCAACAGAAAAGTAGTATCTTAAAAAATTTGCAGTTCTGTTTGCTCCACTTTTTGGAGAACCGATAAGAACTTTTTTGTTTTCTAAGTCAGATAACTTTGTTATTTTTCTATTCTCTTTTGTGAGAACAAAAATGAACTCTTTTCCAATTCCATAAATTGCCATAACTCGACTTTTTGAAATTTTGTTGTAATTTAGGAGAGATTTTTCTTTGTCAAATTGTAAAATCTCGTAGCTATAAAGTGTGTCAGTTTGAAAAAAACCAACATCAATTTTATCTTGTAGAATTCTATTCAAATTGTCGGCAGAGCCACCTGTTTCTAAAACTGAAATTCCTAAATTTGAACAAACTTTTTTTAAATCTTCTCCCATTTTAAAATAGTTTCCACTTTTATATCCAGTTCCAATTCGGATTTCTGCTGAAAGAAAAGTTAAAAAAGCTACTAAAAATATTCCAATTCTCATCTTTTTACCTCTAAAATTTTTGTTCCAAAATTTATATTTTCATCAAACATTTTATAGAGTTTGCCAAAATCAACATAATTTTCTGTGTTACTCTCATGCTTCACACCAAAAAATATTTCAGTAGAATCGCTCTCGTTTGACAAAATCGCAACTATCATTCCTCGGCTTTTGCTCTCATTCTCTTTCAATTTGACATAGAGAGTTCCCATTTTCTCGCTAAGACTCACTGTCTCATTTCGTGAAACTTTTATATCTTTTTGGAACATATAAACTTCACCCGTATCTGAGAGATAGAGAAGAGTCAAATATCCGCTCTTTTTAGATTTTAAAAGAATGTCATATTCGCTGTTATTTTTTAAATAACCCCGTTTTTTAAATCCGTTCTCAAAGTCATCAATATAGATTTCAATATCTCTGTTTCGCTTTTCAAAAAATAGTTTTGAGAATTCATCAAAATTTATCACTTGTGTAAATTCCCAATTTTCAAATCTGAAAATTCCGTTTTTTTCTGAAATTTTCAATCCAGCAGGAACACATTTTAAATTCTCTAAAATTGTCATGTTTTGGAGAAACTTGTTTTTTGGTTTTCCACATTGTGAATTTGCGGATTTTCTTTTTAAACCCTCAAGCAGAGATTCGTCAATATATTTTAATTTGACAAAATGGAAACCGTCAAGTAACTGCTCTTCAACTATTTCAGCATCTGCAATAAAATATTTTGCTTTTTGGCTACTCTCATTGGATACTCTTTTTTTACAATTTTCTCCATTCTGGTCTTTTTCGCAATTTAATATTTTTTGAAAATCTGCGGTAACTTTTACACCAATTTGCCTTGCCATTTCGCTATAAGCATTTTGCCGAGCTTTTTCTAGTGTTTGACCAAATCCGTAAGATATTTTTGTCTTTCCATTATTTGTCTCAACAAGATACCAGTTCGGTTTTTTTGTTGGCTCGGAAACTATCGGTTTTGGTGCTTCTCCACAAGCGGAGAAAAAGAGTAAGAATATAAAAAGTGCTGACCTCATCGCTATTCCTAAAATTGATTTATTTTATAAAAGATTCTAGCAAAATGAAGTTTTTATTTGAATTGAATTGTCGGAGAGAGTCCGACAAAAGTGTAGATTAGATTTTTGATTTGTTGAATTCTGGATAGCTTTCAACTCCAATTTCAGGAACATCAAGACCATCGTATTCGACCTCATCAGTAACTCGAAGTGGCATGATTTTATCAATTGCAAAGAAGAAAACATAAGCAACAACAAATGTAAATACGGCAACAACACCAATTCCAATAAGTTGAGGCATGATTGGTAAATCTGAGAAAAGACCAACAGCAATTGTTCCCCAAATCCCATTCACCAAATGCACACTCAATGCACCAACTGGATCATCAATTCGTAATTTATCAAACATTGGAACAGCAAAAACAACTAAAGCTCCACCGATTGCACCGATTACGATTGGTTGCCAATCTCCAACAACATCAGCTCCCGCAGTAATTGCAACAAGACCGCCCAAAGCACCATTTAAAATCATCGTAATGTCAAGTTTTCGGTATTGCAAATAAACAATAATCGCCGAAATAATTGCACCAGAAACTCCAGCCGTATTTGTATTTACAATAACTTGAGCAACAAGATTTGCATTTTCAACTGAGTTCATTGTTAAAACTGAACCACCGTTAAATCCAAACCAACCTAACCAAAGTAGCAAACCGCCAAGTGTTACAAGTGGAATGTTTGAAGCAGGAATTGCTCGAACATTTCCTTTTTTCCCATATTTTCCGTTTCTTGCACCAAGAATTAAAATTCCAGCAAGTAATGCCCAACCTCCAACAGAGTGAATAATTGTTGAACCTGCTAAATCGTGCATCTCTTTTAAGAAACCACCGCCCCAAGTCCAATTTCCAACCGTTGGATAAATTAGCCCAGACATCACAACCGCAAAAAGCATAAATGGAATAATTCGGATTCTCTCCGCAACACCACCACTGATAATTGAAACAGTTTTACTTACAAATGCCATTTGAAAAAAGAATAGTGCATATTTACTATATCCGTCGTCTTCAAAACCGTCGAGAAAGAACCCGTTTCCTCCAAACATCAAGTTGTATCCCCAAATAAAAAACACAAAAGATGTAATCGCATAAAGTAAAACATTTCCAGTTAAAACAGTTGAAACATTCTTTGTTCTTACAAGTCCTGCTTCTAACATTGCAAAACCTGGTGCCATTAAAATTATCAGTGTAGCTGAAAAAATTATAAAGAGAGTGTCTATAATATAGAGTATGTCGCTATTTTCCAAAATAAAAATCCTTAAATTTTTTCTAATTTTAACAAAAAACCTTTTTAGCACTTTTCGGTAAAATTATTTAGAACAATATTTAATCAAGGATATAAGATGAAAAAAGTAGTTTTACCTTTTCTTTTATCAGCACCTCTTTTTTCAAGTGAAGTTGCAAATAGCTTTACTGAAATTTTTGAGAAAGGCAAGGGAAGTGGAGAGTGGAGAACTTTCTATGTTACTCGGGATAGACACGGCTCATATGGAGACAAGCAGAATGATACAAGTGGTTTAGCTACTGGAGGACATTTAAAGTTTGAGACTGCTCCTTTTTATGGTTTGAATTTAGGCTTTGCTCTCTATTCTACAAATGCTCTAATTAATCCAAAAACTGGTGATAAAAATATCGACCCATCGCTTTACGGAGATGACAAAGATGGATACTCAATTCTCGGTGAAGCCTATTTACAATATGGTTCTCCAACAGGAAACCTCTACAAATTTGGGCGACAAAAATTAAATACTCCACTTGCAGGTTCTGACGATGCAAGAATGCTACCAAACCTCTTTGAAGCCTATCTTTTTCAAACAAAACATGTTCCTGATTCAACTTTAACTTTAGCACATGTAACAAAGTTTGCCGCTGGTTCTTTTTCCAATATTTATTGGGATTTAAGCGGAAATGTTGGTGCAAACGGTATTACAGGAAAAGGCTTTATGGTTCTCTCTTCTGGATATGGTTTAAATAATGATTCTGGAAAATTTATGAACATGGGACACTATGCTGTAAATCAAGATACAGACGGGGTTTCAGTTTTTGGGCTTGAAAACAAATCTATTCCAAATACGACTATTAAGCTATGGAATTATCATGCTTACGATATTTTAAATGCGACTTACGGACAAATTGATCACTCTGTAAAACTTGGAGATGACTTATCAGCTTTTATTTCAGGTCAAATGATTATGGAGAGTTCTATTGGTGACGAAATTGCTGGAACAATTGACAGCCAATATTATGCAGGAAAAGTTGGATTGAAGTCAAAAAGATTTGTAGCTTATGGTGCTTATTCTGCTGTTCCTACGAAAAATGAGAGAAAAGCTGACGGCTCAATTGATAATATTGGTGCAATCATTACTCCTTGGGGTGGAATCCCAGCATATACTCAGGGAATGGTTACCCGACACCAATTCTTTGCGGACACGACTGCGATGAAACTTGCTGGAACTTTTAAATTCAAAGAAGATTTTGACCTTCCACTCTCTTTAACAGGTTACTACATTGTTTTTGATACAAATGATGATGACAACTTTCACCAGATTGGAGGAGGACAACATAAAACGAATTGGAAAACTAAAGAAGCAGGTTTCGATGCAATTTACAAACCGTCAAAAAATGTAATGTATCGACTGCGATATAACTCCCCAAGAGACTTTGTTTTTGTAACTTCTGACAATGGAACTCCTGATGACAAAAGCGATGATAAAGCGGAGACAATTCATTGGGACGAACTTCGATTTATTATTTCTTATAAATTTTAAAAAATATTTTCGCCTATTTTCGGGCGACCTCATCGCTATTTTTACTCAAAAATATTCTTAAATAATCAATTTGATACAATTATACAAACCCCGAAAAAAGGAAGAATTTGATTTTAGAAATTGTTAAATATCCAGATAACAGACTTAAACATAAATCAACTGAAATAGAGAATTTTGACGATGAACTTCACTCTTTTCTTGATGATATGAGGGAGACAATGATTGCCAGAAATGGAATTGGTCTTGCTGGTGTTCAAGTTGGAATTCTCAAAAGGGTTTTTATTATAAATATTCCAAACGAAGAGAATGAATACAGTGATGAAAATCTTCTTGAAGTTATAAACCCTAAAATAGTTGAGAAATATGGTAATACAAGTTACGAAGAGGGGTGTCTGAGTATTCCTGAATATTTTGAAACTGTGCAGAGGGCTGAAAAAATAGATGTCTCTTTCTTTGACAGGCATGGAAATGAACAGAGAAAACGACTCTCTGGATTACATGCAATCGCATTTCAGCACGAATTTGATCATCTGAATGGTAGGGTTTTTGTTGAGCGAATTTCATACATGAAAAAGCGGAAATTTGAAAAAGAGTGGAAGAAACGAATCCGAGAATAAAAAATTAAGTTCTTTTTAAGTTCCTTTTCTATAAGATTTCGGAACTAAAATTTCTGGACAGATGGGTGAGTGGCTGAAACCACTTCCCTGCTAAGGAAGCGAACTCGCAAGGGTTCCGAGGGTTCAAATCCCTCTCTGTCCGCCACTTCTAAAAAACATATCCAAAGTCTTCTAAACTTCTTTTATTTTTAGACCAGCCTTTTTTTACAGAAACAAAAACTTCTAAATATATTTGACGACCAACAAAACTCTCAATTTTTTTCCGTGCATTTACTGAAATTCTCTTGATGGTTTTTCCACCATTTCCGATAACAACAAGTTTTTGAGATTGCTTTTCAACAATTAGAGTTGCACGAATTCTTTCAATTTCCGTATTTTCTTCAATTTTATCAATAACAACATCACTTTCGTATGGAATCTCCGCACTTGTTTCATCAAAAACAGCTTCACGAATAAATTCACGATAAATATCTCGAATATGTTCTGTTGTCAAGTCCTCTGGATTATATAAATATGGAGATTCTGGTAAATATTTGACAACTGATTTTAAAATGGAATCTCTATTTAAACTTTTTGAAACTGAAATTGGAATCAATTCAAGGAATTTATCAGAATATTTTTGGTATTCCGCAATTTTTTTAAGGATTCTTTCGTTTGAAACTCTGTCAATTTTTGTCAAAAGCAAAATATGGGGACGGTCTGAAATTTTTAAGAACTTTTCATAATCTTCGATTGGATCATTTATTGGAGCAAGATATAGAACAATATCACAATCACCTATCGCTTTTAGTGCCTCTTCCATCATGTATTGATTTAGGAGTTTTTCCCGCTCGTGCAGTCCTGGAGTGTCAATAAGAATGATTTGGTCATCACCTTGCATTACAATTGCATTAACCCGTTTTCGAGTCGCATTTGCTTTGTGAGAGACGATTGCGATTTTTTCGCCAAGCAACCAATTTAAGAGAGTCGATTTACCAGCATTTGGACGACCAATAAGAGCAACAAAACCAGATTTTGTCAAATCTAATCCTTTTCGTAGAAGTGTAACAGGTTTGGAAATCATTTTTTGTTAAAATGGAGAGAAAGGCGGTAAATTTGATAACGACCGTTGATGCACAATTTATCAAATCGGCTTCAAAACTTTCAGAAACTCCAAAAAATTTAGAATTTCCAGAAATTGCAATTATGGGTCGAAGTAATGTTGGAAAAAGTTCGACAATAAATTCACTTTCAAATCGTAAAAATCTTGCAAAAAAATCAAATACTCCTGGAAAAACAAAACTTATAAACTATTTCAATATGAGTTTAAAAGATGAGAAGGAACAGAGAAAATTTATTCTTGTCGATCTTCCTGGAATTGGATATGCGAGGGTTTCAAAGACTCAAAAAGCTGATTGGGAGAAAAACCTTTTGCAGTTTATTGAGAAGCGAAGTGAAATTTCTCTTTTTATGTATTTAATAGATGCTCGGCACACACAACTTGATATTGATATGGGAACACTTGAATATTTAGAGAGTTTGGGAAAAGAGGTTTGGGTTATTTACACAAAAATTGATAAATTGAAAAAAAATGAGTTTTCAAAATTGAAAATGAAAAATCGAGCTAAAAACTGTTTTTTTGTATCAAATGTAAAAAAAGATGGAGTTGAACTTTTAAGAAAAGCAATTTTTGAGAGAATAAATTAGCGATGAGGTCGGGAATTCCCGACTAGAAATTTAGAAAATTCCAATGCACTCTTTTTTTAGTTCGTCAAAGTTTTCTCCATTTTTGTAACGAGACCAAAATGGAAAATCTCTGCACTGTTTCGGTCGAACTTCATAAATTGTGCATGAGTTGTTTTCAAGAAAAACACAATGAAATTCACCCGAAATTTTCAACTCTTTTAAACTCCATTTGTAACCATCTTTTCGACAAAAATTTTCCAAAAGATCATTTTCAGAAATTTTTAGAAAGTCTACCATTTGGGAGAGTTCATTTTTTGAGAAATTGACAATTCCGCTCTCTCCACGACAACATTTCGCTTCACAAATTTGACAAGCAGACGGATTAAAACTAAATTGAAAATCACTCATCAATCAATTTTCATGGATAAATCAATCCAATTTGCTTGGTGAATTATCGAACCAACACTAATTGCATCAACTCCAGTTTTCGCATATTTTTCGACTGTTTTCAAATTTATATTTCCACTTGCTTCAAGAGTGATGTGTTTTGCATTTTTGTTTCTGAATTCAACAATTTCCTTGACCTCATCCGTAGTCATGTTGTCGCACATCAAAATATCAATATCTTTTAAAAGAACATCTTTTGCAAACTCGACTGTTTCCGCTTCAATCTCAATTTTTGTTGTAAAAGGGACATTTTTTCGAGCTTTTTCTAAAAATTGATCCAAGTTTAAGATTGTTTTTAAATGTGTATCTTTTAACATAAGCGAATCATCAAGTCCCATTCTGTGATTTACTGCACCTCCAACAAGAGTCGAATATTTTTCAAAATCTCTTAAAAGCGGTCTTGTTTTTCGAGTGTCTAAAATTTTCACTCCAAACGGTTCAACTTTTTTCACATATTTTCTAGTCAAAGTCGCAATTGAAGAAGAGTGTAAAACAATATTTAAAAAAGTTCTTTCGGCACTCAAAATTGTATGAGAGTCTCCAGAAATCTCTAAAACTACATCGCCTTTTTTAAACTCATCTCCATCAAGCAAATTAAATTTAACTTCTGTGCCTAGAATTTCTGAAAGTTTCTCAATGTAAATTCGTCCTGAAAACACCCCTTCGCTTTTAGCAAATATTTTTCCTGTTGTAGGATTTTTAGAATCTACTTTTGAAAAAAGATCACCTCTCCCTATATCCTCTGAGAGAGTCTGTTTTAAAAAATCCTCTATTCTCATAGTGCTAACATTCTTTCAAGTGCCAATTTTGCATTTTCTCGAACAGTTTCATCTAACTTGACTTCATAAAATGGCTTTCCATCTTCAATACTTTTTAAAGTGTTGTAAAGGTCTTCTAAAGAAGTTTCATTCATTGTTGGACACTCTGGTTTTGTTGCTGAAAGAACATAAGTATTCACTTTTCTCATTCGATTTACAAGATTGAATTCAGTTCCAACAACAACTTCTTGATCTTCAGGTAATTCATTGACATATTTAATTAATTGTGAAGTCGAACCAACAAAGTCTGCTTTTTCAACAACAGCAGGATCGCACTCTGGATGAACAGCAACAAGAATTTCTGGATATTTACTTCTGTAAAAATCCACATCTTTAGGTGTAAAAAGTTGATGAACTGAGCAAAAACCGTCATAGCAAATCACATCAGAATCTCTATGAATTGAGTTCGAATCATCTAGCATTGAAACAACAGAAGATTTTAAATCCATCTCATTTGCAATATTTTGACCCAA includes the following:
- a CDS encoding quinolinate synthetase complex, A subunit (PFAM: Quinolinate synthetase A protein~TIGRFAM: quinolinate synthetase complex, A subunit); translated protein: MDYKSEIDRLKRELDITVVAHFYQKDEVFEMADITGDSLELARKTSVVDNEFIVFCGVGFMGESVKIMNPNKRVIMPKMACCSMAQMINGDYYDKSIEILESSGVKKEELLPITYINSSAEVKAKVGEMGGLVCTSSNAKTIITKALESGKKILFVPDRCLGQNIANEMDLKSSVVSMLDDSNSIHRDSDVICYDGFCSVHQLFTPKDVDFYRSKYPEILVAVHPECDPAVVEKADFVGSTSQLIKYVNELPEDQEVVVGTEFNLVNRMRKVNTYVLSATKPECPTMNETSLEDLYNTLKSIEDGKPFYEVKLDETVRENAKLALERMLAL
- a CDS encoding putative Fe-S oxidoreductase (PFAM: Uncharacterised protein family (UPF0153)) — protein: MSDFQFSFNPSACQICEAKCCRGESGIVNFSKNELSQMVDFLKISENDLLENFCRKDGYKWSLKELKISGEFHCVFLENNSCTIYEVRPKQCRDFPFWSRYKNGENFDELKKECIGIF
- a CDS encoding nicotinate-nucleotide pyrophosphorylase (PFAM: Quinolinate phosphoribosyl transferase, C-terminal domain; Quinolinate phosphoribosyl transferase, N-terminal domain~TIGRFAM: nicotinate-nucleotide pyrophosphorylase) is translated as MRIEDFLKQTLSEDIGRGDLFSKVDSKNPTTGKIFAKSEGVFSGRIYIEKLSEILGTEVKFNLLDGDEFKKGDVVLEISGDSHTILSAERTFLNIVLHSSSIATLTRKYVKKVEPFGVKILDTRKTRPLLRDFEKYSTLVGGAVNHRMGLDDSLMLKDTHLKTILNLDQFLEKARKNVPFTTKIEIEAETVEFAKDVLLKDIDILMCDNMTTDEVKEIVEFRNKNAKHITLEASGNINLKTVEKYAKTGVDAISVGSIIHQANWIDLSMKID
- a CDS encoding peptide deformylase (PFAM: Polypeptide deformylase~TIGRFAM: peptide deformylase) — protein: MILEIVKYPDNRLKHKSTEIENFDDELHSFLDDMRETMIARNGIGLAGVQVGILKRVFIINIPNEENEYSDENLLEVINPKIVEKYGNTSYEEGCLSIPEYFETVQRAEKIDVSFFDRHGNEQRKRLSGLHAIAFQHEFDHLNGRVFVERISYMKKRKFEKEWKKRIRE
- a CDS encoding outer membrane porin, OprD family (PFAM: outer membrane porin, OprD family), whose product is MKKVVLPFLLSAPLFSSEVANSFTEIFEKGKGSGEWRTFYVTRDRHGSYGDKQNDTSGLATGGHLKFETAPFYGLNLGFALYSTNALINPKTGDKNIDPSLYGDDKDGYSILGEAYLQYGSPTGNLYKFGRQKLNTPLAGSDDARMLPNLFEAYLFQTKHVPDSTLTLAHVTKFAAGSFSNIYWDLSGNVGANGITGKGFMVLSSGYGLNNDSGKFMNMGHYAVNQDTDGVSVFGLENKSIPNTTIKLWNYHAYDILNATYGQIDHSVKLGDDLSAFISGQMIMESSIGDEIAGTIDSQYYAGKVGLKSKRFVAYGAYSAVPTKNERKADGSIDNIGAIITPWGGIPAYTQGMVTRHQFFADTTAMKLAGTFKFKEDFDLPLSLTGYYIVFDTNDDDNFHQIGGGQHKTNWKTKEAGFDAIYKPSKNVMYRLRYNSPRDFVFVTSDNGTPDDKSDDKAETIHWDELRFIISYKF
- a CDS encoding GTP-binding protein Era (PFAM: KH domain; GTPase of unknown function~TIGRFAM: GTP-binding protein Era; small GTP-binding protein domain); its protein translation is MTKSGFVALIGRPNAGKSTLLNWLLGEKIAIVSHKANATRKRVNAIVMQGDDQIILIDTPGLHEREKLLNQYMMEEALKAIGDCDIVLYLAPINDPIEDYEKFLKISDRPHILLLTKIDRVSNERILKKIAEYQKYSDKFLELIPISVSKSLNRDSILKSVVKYLPESPYLYNPEDLTTEHIRDIYREFIREAVFDETSAEIPYESDVVIDKIEENTEIERIRATLIVEKQSQKLVVIGNGGKTIKRISVNARKKIESFVGRQIYLEVFVSVKKGWSKNKRSLEDFGYVF
- a CDS encoding ribosome biogenesis GTP-binding protein YsxC/EngB (PFAM: GTPase of unknown function~TIGRFAM: ribosome biogenesis GTP-binding protein YsxC/EngB; small GTP-binding protein domain) — its product is MITTVDAQFIKSASKLSETPKNLEFPEIAIMGRSNVGKSSTINSLSNRKNLAKKSNTPGKTKLINYFNMSLKDEKEQRKFILVDLPGIGYARVSKTQKADWEKNLLQFIEKRSEISLFMYLIDARHTQLDIDMGTLEYLESLGKEVWVIYTKIDKLKKNEFSKLKMKNRAKNCFFVSNVKKDGVELLRKAIFERIN
- a CDS encoding ammonia permease (PFAM: Ammonium Transporter Family~TIGRFAM: ammonium transporter); its protein translation is MENSDILYIIDTLFIIFSATLIILMAPGFAMLEAGLVRTKNVSTVLTGNVLLYAITSFVFFIWGYNLMFGGNGFFLDGFEDDGYSKYALFFFQMAFVSKTVSIISGGVAERIRIIPFMLFAVVMSGLIYPTVGNWTWGGGFLKEMHDLAGSTIIHSVGGWALLAGILILGARNGKYGKKGNVRAIPASNIPLVTLGGLLLWLGWFGFNGGSVLTMNSVENANLVAQVIVNTNTAGVSGAIISAIIVYLQYRKLDITMILNGALGGLVAITAGADVVGDWQPIVIGAIGGALVVFAVPMFDKLRIDDPVGALSVHLVNGIWGTIAVGLFSDLPIMPQLIGIGVVAVFTFVVAYVFFFAIDKIMPLRVTDEVEYDGLDVPEIGVESYPEFNKSKI